Proteins encoded within one genomic window of Candidatus Thiodiazotropha endoloripes:
- a CDS encoding helix-turn-helix transcriptional regulator, which produces MSGQPEHKQNQDQLQDYLSHHRNSAGSSSTADPRITEPGQPARRLLRGIRDTLLNHLDTDSQHTPLGGVGVFHCRQAQALRNVPIHQPLIVLVVSGRKIIALGERRIEVLPGELLLLPGGASVEVGNHPDHQGRPYLGLAMAFSQECIAQFRRSYGSEIPADTQPLWNVSAPMDLVAAMAQWVEWCIRHPVDPTLARHRQVEILMLLARTGVAGNLLLDREASWHARVAQLITLDPARDWSAGEVCRRLGIGESTLRRRLSEEGIGFREVLEESRMVAALALLQETFWPVGQIAEAVGYSSHSRFSERFKRRFGLSPIELKKTRVSDEEQKSSA; this is translated from the coding sequence ATGTCCGGACAGCCTGAACACAAGCAGAATCAAGATCAGCTTCAAGATTACTTGAGTCATCACCGGAATTCAGCTGGATCATCATCCACGGCAGATCCCCGTATCACAGAGCCCGGTCAACCGGCTCGTCGACTTCTGAGGGGTATTCGCGACACTCTTTTAAACCACCTCGACACTGATTCGCAACACACCCCACTCGGCGGTGTAGGTGTTTTTCACTGCAGACAGGCACAGGCTCTACGCAATGTCCCCATTCACCAGCCCCTCATCGTGTTGGTGGTAAGCGGGCGCAAGATCATTGCCTTGGGTGAACGACGGATTGAGGTCCTACCTGGCGAGCTGTTGCTGCTCCCCGGTGGCGCTAGCGTAGAAGTCGGCAACCACCCCGATCATCAGGGAAGACCCTATCTCGGCCTTGCCATGGCATTTTCCCAGGAGTGCATTGCACAATTCAGGCGCAGTTATGGCTCGGAAATTCCAGCTGATACCCAACCATTATGGAATGTATCAGCACCCATGGACCTGGTAGCCGCCATGGCCCAATGGGTTGAATGGTGTATCCGCCACCCGGTTGATCCTACCCTGGCCAGACACCGTCAGGTCGAGATCCTGATGCTACTGGCACGCACCGGTGTTGCCGGCAATCTCCTACTCGACCGTGAGGCCAGTTGGCACGCACGGGTTGCCCAACTTATTACGCTTGATCCTGCACGGGATTGGAGTGCCGGAGAGGTCTGTCGCCGGCTTGGCATCGGCGAATCAACACTGCGCCGACGTCTCAGCGAAGAAGGGATTGGCTTCCGAGAGGTGCTGGAAGAGAGCCGTATGGTGGCCGCCCTCGCCCTCCTCCAGGAGACCTTCTGGCCAGTGGGTCAGATTGCCGAAGCTGTAGGCTATAGCTCCCACTCCCGTTTCAGTGAACGATTCAAACGTCGCTTCGGCCTCTCTCCCATAGAGCTGAAAAAGACCCGTGTGAGCGATGAAGAGCAGAAATCGAGCGCTTGA
- a CDS encoding DUF4437 domain-containing protein, with protein MASEINWEQLNPLRGDKSPQAGTLWGNRKGSVPTGFLAKFVDGFSSPPHIHNVTYRAVVISGNIHNDDPDAANMWMPAGSFWTQPKGEVHITSAKGSTNIALVEIDKGLYLVLPVDKAFDSGERPINMDASNIVWVDPKGGALSSDGPKVAYLWGSLKAGQANGTYVKLPVGFEGSIKSSGSLFRAVVIKGVAQYRVSETELKHLLPGSYFGSKGASTHQVSIMAGEESLIYIHTNGNYEIVPK; from the coding sequence TTGGCCTCTGAAATCAACTGGGAACAGTTAAATCCCTTGCGTGGAGACAAAAGTCCTCAAGCGGGCACCCTGTGGGGGAATCGAAAAGGGAGTGTGCCAACTGGTTTTCTTGCTAAGTTTGTGGATGGCTTCTCATCGCCACCTCATATTCACAATGTCACCTACAGAGCTGTGGTCATAAGTGGCAATATCCATAACGATGACCCGGATGCTGCGAATATGTGGATGCCGGCCGGATCCTTCTGGACTCAACCGAAAGGTGAGGTACACATTACCTCAGCCAAGGGTAGTACCAATATTGCACTGGTTGAAATAGATAAAGGCCTCTATCTTGTCCTGCCGGTTGATAAGGCATTTGATAGTGGTGAGAGACCGATTAACATGGATGCGTCGAACATCGTTTGGGTTGATCCCAAAGGGGGTGCGCTCTCCTCTGACGGACCTAAGGTTGCCTATCTTTGGGGTAGCCTGAAAGCGGGTCAGGCCAATGGTACTTATGTTAAATTACCAGTTGGATTTGAAGGCAGTATAAAAAGCAGTGGATCACTATTTCGCGCCGTTGTGATTAAGGGTGTTGCTCAATATCGGGTTAGTGAAACTGAGCTAAAACACCTGCTTCCAGGTAGTTATTTCGGCTCCAAGGGAGCTTCGACACATCAAGTCTCAATCATGGCGGGTGAAGAGAGCCTCATTTATATACACACAAACGGTAACTACGAAATTGTTCCGAAGTAG
- a CDS encoding GlxA family transcriptional regulator, with amino-acid sequence MKTTVSVAIVVIEECMASAIAGSIDMLYAANRISEAMGKQQLPRYEWKVVSVSGLPVKTGNGMLQAVDCSLKGIRPVDVVYIPGMSVIDETRLVSILENNRPLVNWLTKRAAGKSLITSSCTGSFFVAEAGLLKDKQATTGWPVEGLFAARYPDVRLESSELLVAADSILSAGASTSYQDLMLEVIRRFSNHRVAHLTARYLLLDSSRHSQAAFRVSSVRKYDDPVVTRAHELMQKNLSDPQQVPELAAYLNVSDRTLIRRFKSATGQGPNACLQSLRIDRAKWLLESTGKSHESVANSVGYTDISSFRRLFKRSIGMTMGEYRKRFRSRRQIGRASPLHRSRKTD; translated from the coding sequence ATGAAAACGACCGTTTCCGTCGCCATCGTAGTGATAGAAGAGTGCATGGCCTCAGCCATCGCCGGTTCCATCGATATGCTCTACGCGGCCAACAGAATCAGTGAGGCGATGGGCAAACAGCAACTGCCCCGTTATGAGTGGAAAGTGGTTTCCGTGTCAGGCCTGCCGGTAAAAACCGGCAATGGCATGCTGCAGGCGGTGGATTGCAGCTTAAAGGGAATACGCCCTGTGGATGTGGTCTACATACCCGGAATGTCAGTCATCGATGAAACCCGCCTGGTCAGCATCCTTGAAAACAACCGGCCGCTGGTCAACTGGCTGACCAAGCGCGCTGCCGGGAAGAGCCTGATCACCAGCAGTTGCACCGGCAGTTTTTTCGTTGCTGAAGCCGGTTTACTAAAGGACAAGCAAGCCACCACTGGCTGGCCCGTGGAAGGTCTGTTTGCGGCCCGATATCCGGATGTCCGGCTGGAGAGTAGTGAGTTGCTGGTGGCCGCGGATTCCATTCTCAGTGCCGGTGCTTCCACCTCCTATCAGGACTTGATGCTGGAAGTGATTCGACGTTTCAGCAATCACCGGGTTGCCCATTTGACGGCCCGTTACCTGTTGCTCGACAGCAGTCGACACTCGCAGGCAGCTTTTCGCGTCAGCAGCGTGCGTAAATATGATGACCCGGTGGTTACCAGGGCTCATGAACTGATGCAGAAGAATCTGAGTGATCCGCAACAGGTTCCTGAACTCGCCGCATACTTGAATGTCAGTGATCGGACACTGATCCGGCGATTTAAAAGCGCAACGGGTCAGGGGCCGAATGCCTGTTTGCAAAGCCTAAGGATCGACCGGGCAAAGTGGCTGCTTGAGAGTACAGGCAAGTCACACGAAAGCGTCGCCAACAGTGTCGGTTACACGGACATCAGCTCGTTCAGGCGTCTGTTCAAACGTAGTATCGGCATGACCATGGGTGAATATCGAAAACGTTTTAGGAGCAGACGCCAGATTGGAAGAGCGTCCCCGTTGCACAGATCCCGAAAGACTGACTGA
- the flgF gene encoding flagellar basal-body rod protein FlgF — MDRMLYVAMSGAKETLMAQASNSNNLANVNTPGFMEDLNQFRSMPVFGPGYPTRVYALDERPDINFDKGSLQSTGNPLDVAINGEGYFAVQAPDGSEAYTRRGDLKVDANGLVTNGEGLPVIGNGGPLALPPMERLEIAPDGTITVLPEGATPEALAVVDRIKMVNPPRDALSKGEDGLLRMKEGGEADADAATQLVSGSIESSNVNVADALVNMIELSRKFELQVKMMKNAEEMDKASASLMNMS, encoded by the coding sequence ATGGATCGTATGCTTTATGTCGCTATGAGCGGTGCCAAAGAGACGCTGATGGCCCAGGCGAGCAACTCCAATAATCTGGCCAATGTGAACACCCCGGGATTCATGGAGGATCTCAACCAGTTCCGCAGTATGCCTGTGTTTGGGCCAGGTTATCCAACCCGGGTCTACGCCCTGGACGAGCGCCCGGATATCAATTTCGACAAGGGCAGCCTGCAATCCACCGGCAATCCCCTGGATGTGGCGATCAACGGTGAGGGCTATTTTGCTGTACAGGCCCCGGATGGCTCGGAGGCCTATACTCGGCGTGGTGATCTCAAAGTGGATGCCAACGGCCTGGTGACGAACGGCGAAGGTTTGCCGGTGATCGGCAATGGTGGACCGCTTGCCTTGCCGCCCATGGAGCGTCTCGAGATCGCACCGGACGGCACCATCACGGTTCTCCCTGAGGGTGCCACCCCGGAAGCGCTGGCCGTCGTTGACCGGATCAAGATGGTCAATCCGCCACGGGATGCGCTCAGCAAAGGCGAGGATGGTCTGCTGCGTATGAAAGAGGGGGGTGAAGCGGACGCGGATGCCGCAACCCAGCTGGTTTCAGGCAGCATCGAGAGCAGCAATGTTAATGTGGCTGACGCCCTGGTGAACATGATTGAGCTTTCGCGCAAATTCGAGCTGCAGGTGAAGATGATGAAAAACGCCGAAGAGATGGACAAGGCATCGGCCAGCCTGATGAACATGAGCTGA
- a CDS encoding acetoin utilization protein AcuC, giving the protein MSKNPVTIYYGESLGRYGFGDGHPFGPDRIEAFWQETVKRGLDKQVTIATPQQCDDKPLLAFHTESYVSLVKRQSASGGGYLDQGDTPAFEGVYEAATTVVGSVLAGMNQMLSGDHPKVFVPIAGLHHAKRNSAAGFCVFNDAGVMIENLRLSQGISRIAYVDIDAHHGDGVFYAFESDPDLIFADIHEDGRYLYPGTGAVEERGKGAGKGRKLNLPLPPLADDEMFHKVWPMVEEFVRQAKPELIILQAGADSVEGDPITHMAFTPAAHAHAAASLSRIANEFCQGRFIALGGGGYNRTNLALAWNDVVNAMVESG; this is encoded by the coding sequence ATGAGCAAAAACCCGGTAACCATCTATTATGGCGAGTCACTCGGTCGGTATGGGTTTGGCGATGGGCATCCCTTCGGGCCTGACCGGATCGAGGCGTTCTGGCAGGAGACAGTCAAGCGAGGCCTGGATAAGCAGGTAACCATAGCAACGCCGCAACAGTGTGATGACAAACCACTACTTGCCTTCCATACAGAGAGTTACGTCAGTCTCGTGAAACGACAATCTGCCTCAGGAGGGGGCTATCTCGATCAGGGTGATACCCCTGCTTTTGAAGGGGTATATGAGGCCGCTACTACGGTGGTCGGATCGGTATTGGCAGGTATGAATCAGATGCTTTCCGGGGATCATCCCAAGGTATTTGTACCGATCGCCGGGCTGCATCATGCCAAGCGTAATTCCGCTGCCGGCTTCTGTGTCTTCAATGATGCAGGTGTGATGATCGAGAATCTGCGACTGAGCCAGGGAATCAGTCGTATTGCTTATGTGGATATCGATGCCCACCATGGCGATGGCGTCTTCTACGCATTTGAATCCGATCCGGATCTGATCTTTGCCGATATTCATGAGGATGGTCGCTATCTCTATCCAGGTACCGGTGCTGTTGAGGAGAGAGGTAAAGGGGCAGGGAAAGGGCGTAAGCTCAACCTGCCACTCCCTCCATTGGCGGATGATGAGATGTTCCACAAGGTCTGGCCGATGGTTGAGGAGTTTGTTCGACAGGCCAAACCTGAACTGATCATTCTTCAGGCAGGCGCGGATAGTGTTGAAGGGGATCCCATCACACACATGGCCTTTACCCCAGCCGCTCACGCCCATGCGGCAGCCAGTTTAAGTCGAATTGCGAATGAGTTTTGTCAGGGGCGCTTTATCGCCTTGGGTGGGGGAGGCTACAATCGGACCAATCTTGCGCTGGCCTGGAACGATGTGGTCAACGCGATGGTGGAGTCAGGCTAA
- a CDS encoding D-cysteine desulfhydrase family protein: MSITSPSKVNLGLFPTPITKLSRLSSLLNGPEIFMKRDDLSGLALGGNKTRKLEYLFYDAITKDCDTVVTAGAAQSNHCRQTAAAAALLHKSCHLVLGGEPPDTANGNLMLDKLFGSQVHWRGVHRKGEDIPEIVENLKREGSQPYVIPYGGSNEIGAYGFVHAMAELEMQLDTSAITHIVFASSSGGTHAGMMLGKVLLHKAYRLIGINIDKGESNTIPFGDFIVELANRTSLSINSDRRFTAEELILNGDYVGDGYGVIGELEREAISLTAENEAILLDPVYTGRAMGGLIDMIRGGEFNKTDKVLFWHTGGVPALFAYADSLDG; this comes from the coding sequence ATGAGTATTACATCCCCCTCCAAAGTAAACCTTGGGCTTTTTCCCACACCAATCACCAAGCTCAGTCGTCTCAGTTCACTTCTGAATGGCCCGGAAATATTCATGAAACGGGATGACCTGAGCGGATTGGCGCTCGGTGGCAATAAAACCCGAAAACTTGAGTATCTGTTTTACGATGCGATAACCAAGGATTGCGATACCGTGGTAACGGCTGGCGCTGCACAGTCAAACCACTGTCGGCAAACGGCTGCCGCAGCCGCTCTACTGCATAAGTCGTGTCATCTGGTACTTGGTGGCGAACCCCCCGACACGGCAAACGGCAATCTTATGCTGGATAAGCTGTTTGGCTCCCAGGTGCACTGGCGAGGTGTTCATCGCAAAGGCGAGGATATTCCTGAGATTGTAGAAAATCTGAAGAGAGAGGGCAGCCAACCTTATGTAATTCCCTATGGTGGTTCGAATGAAATTGGCGCCTATGGTTTTGTCCACGCCATGGCGGAGCTGGAGATGCAGTTGGATACTTCGGCAATCACCCACATCGTTTTTGCCTCCAGTTCCGGTGGCACCCATGCCGGTATGATGCTGGGTAAGGTCCTGCTGCATAAAGCTTACCGTTTGATTGGCATCAATATCGATAAAGGTGAAAGCAACACGATCCCATTTGGTGATTTCATTGTTGAGCTGGCCAACAGAACCAGCCTGTCGATCAACAGTGACCGTCGTTTCACGGCTGAAGAGCTGATCCTCAACGGGGATTACGTCGGTGATGGTTATGGGGTAATCGGTGAACTGGAAAGAGAGGCGATTTCACTGACCGCTGAAAACGAAGCCATTCTACTGGATCCTGTCTACACAGGCCGTGCCATGGGTGGCTTGATCGATATGATCCGCGGTGGTGAGTTCAATAAAACCGATAAGGTGCTTTTCTGGCATACCGGTGGTGTGCCGGCCCTGTTCGCCTACGCGGATTCTCTTGACGGATGA
- a CDS encoding YbhB/YbcL family Raf kinase inhibitor-like protein has protein sequence MPSYKLLIAAMTLTLSPLAQGFELTSTDIEAGKPMPKAQEYQGFGCNGGNTSPQLTWHNAPKGTKSFAVTAYDPDAPTGSGWWHWIAYNIPLKVKELPSGTGNPRSEYGVPGMVQHRTDYGSAGFGGACPPKGDKAHRYQFRVFALDVKQLEISPESSAALVGYMLNSHKLGVAELEALYQR, from the coding sequence ATGCCTTCATACAAACTGCTTATAGCAGCCATGACCTTAACATTATCTCCATTGGCACAGGGTTTTGAGCTCACCAGCACCGACATCGAAGCCGGTAAACCAATGCCCAAAGCTCAGGAATATCAAGGTTTCGGCTGTAATGGTGGAAACACCTCGCCTCAACTAACCTGGCACAACGCACCGAAAGGCACGAAAAGCTTTGCCGTTACGGCCTATGACCCGGACGCCCCTACCGGTAGTGGCTGGTGGCACTGGATCGCCTACAATATACCACTAAAAGTAAAGGAGCTGCCGTCGGGCACAGGCAATCCCAGATCTGAGTACGGTGTGCCCGGCATGGTCCAGCACCGCACCGATTATGGTTCAGCGGGGTTTGGCGGCGCCTGCCCACCAAAGGGTGACAAGGCTCACCGTTACCAATTCAGAGTATTTGCTTTGGATGTGAAACAACTGGAAATTTCACCTGAAAGTTCGGCCGCATTGGTAGGTTACATGCTCAATAGCCACAAACTTGGGGTTGCTGAATTGGAAGCGCTCTACCAGCGTTAA
- a CDS encoding DUF2956 domain-containing protein, which produces MAKNTKKQTPSQETVTEAMQIARANQRPGQTKEQTKLIAMGIQKGIDQYKKQHKAKIREMDKRKKKEQRSKQDDLETSQQTNDSDTLQQAPNRLPWVLLTLSWLLFAAYLVISQFYTA; this is translated from the coding sequence ATGGCCAAAAACACAAAAAAACAGACCCCCTCCCAAGAGACGGTAACCGAAGCCATGCAGATCGCCCGCGCCAATCAGCGTCCAGGTCAGACCAAGGAGCAGACCAAACTGATTGCCATGGGTATCCAGAAAGGCATAGATCAATATAAGAAGCAGCACAAAGCCAAAATCAGGGAGATGGACAAACGCAAAAAGAAGGAGCAGCGCAGTAAACAGGACGATCTTGAAACATCCCAGCAAACCAACGATAGCGACACTCTGCAACAAGCGCCCAATAGACTGCCATGGGTATTGCTGACGCTCTCCTGGCTGCTGTTTGCCGCCTACCTGGTGATTTCCCAGTTCTACACAGCTTGA
- the flgG gene encoding flagellar basal-body rod protein FlgG, whose product MYPALWIAKTGLDAQQTNMSVISNNLSNVNTTGFKRDRAVFNDLIYQNLRQVGAQSSENTELPSGLMVGTGVRVVATQKEHSQGNIVQTGNSLDVAIQGKGYFQVLHPDGNIVYSRDGTFSLTADGNIVTPNGYELQPAMTVPSNATSLTVGSDGVVSALVSGTSTPTQIGQVELAYFVNPQGLEPIGDNLFRETNASGGVNTAIPGNDSTGTLIQGALESSNVNVVEELVNMIETQRAYEMNSKAISTTDEMLSYVNQQL is encoded by the coding sequence ATGTACCCGGCACTGTGGATCGCTAAAACCGGATTGGATGCTCAGCAGACCAACATGTCTGTGATCTCCAACAATCTCTCCAATGTGAATACCACCGGCTTCAAGCGTGACCGGGCCGTGTTCAACGATCTGATCTACCAGAATCTGCGCCAGGTAGGTGCCCAATCCTCGGAGAATACCGAGTTGCCATCGGGTCTGATGGTTGGTACCGGTGTGCGGGTGGTTGCGACTCAGAAAGAGCACAGCCAGGGTAATATCGTACAGACCGGCAACTCCCTCGATGTGGCGATTCAGGGTAAAGGCTATTTTCAGGTGCTGCATCCGGACGGCAATATCGTCTATAGCCGTGACGGTACCTTCAGTCTTACCGCCGATGGCAATATCGTCACCCCCAACGGCTATGAGCTGCAGCCGGCGATGACCGTACCCAGCAACGCCACCAGTCTGACCGTCGGTTCCGACGGTGTGGTCTCCGCCTTGGTATCCGGCACCAGTACGCCGACTCAGATCGGTCAGGTTGAACTGGCCTACTTCGTCAATCCCCAGGGTCTGGAGCCGATCGGTGACAACCTGTTCCGTGAGACCAATGCCAGTGGTGGGGTGAATACGGCGATCCCCGGCAATGACAGTACCGGTACTTTGATTCAGGGGGCGTTGGAGAGCTCGAATGTGAACGTGGTTGAAGAGCTGGTGAATATGATCGAGACACAGCGCGCCTACGAGATGAACTCGAAAGCAATCTCCACCACTGACGAGATGCTCTCCTACGTCAATCAGCAACTTTAA
- the flgH gene encoding flagellar basal body L-ring protein FlgH — protein sequence MGRLHKTTWLALMMLVMVGCQNSNPVRDAAYAPIRPVLPPPAPTGNGSIYQAGYENAWFEDQRARRVGDLLTVRLVESTQANKSASTSTSKSSNNSLTSPTLFGQAMEFNVPGFVPIANNKDVNLGFDLASENDFSGDGSASQSNALSGSITVSVIEVLPNRNLYVRGEKRIGINQGTEYVRLSGIVRPSDISPTNTVASTRIADPTITYKGEGALADANSMGWLSRFFNSVLSPF from the coding sequence ATGGGCAGACTACACAAAACAACCTGGCTGGCTTTAATGATGTTGGTGATGGTCGGTTGCCAGAACAGTAACCCGGTGCGTGATGCTGCCTATGCGCCGATCCGTCCGGTATTGCCGCCACCGGCGCCCACCGGCAACGGATCGATCTATCAGGCGGGTTACGAGAATGCCTGGTTTGAAGATCAACGCGCCCGTCGGGTTGGCGATCTGCTGACCGTGCGACTGGTTGAAAGTACCCAGGCGAATAAATCCGCCTCTACCTCAACATCCAAAAGTTCAAACAACAGCCTGACCAGTCCGACGCTGTTCGGTCAGGCGATGGAGTTCAATGTGCCCGGTTTTGTACCCATCGCCAACAACAAAGATGTCAATCTGGGATTCGATCTGGCCTCCGAGAATGATTTCAGTGGTGACGGCAGTGCCTCCCAAAGCAATGCCCTGAGCGGCAGTATCACTGTCTCGGTAATTGAAGTACTGCCCAACCGTAATCTATACGTGCGTGGTGAAAAGCGTATCGGCATCAACCAGGGTACCGAGTATGTACGGCTCTCCGGCATCGTCCGACCCAGTGACATCTCGCCTACCAATACCGTTGCCTCGACCCGTATCGCCGATCCGACCATTACCTATAAAGGTGAAGGTGCGTTAGCGGATGCCAACTCCATGGGTTGGCTCTCCCGGTTCTTCAACAGTGTGCTCTCTCCCTTCTGA
- a CDS encoding PEP-CTERM sorting domain-containing protein — protein sequence MNRFQILTAVCLLTVSGFAHSNLIVNGGFESPGITSGWTYGSDPTGGWQGDNIEVWASGFLGVDSYEGSQHGELNAHAYDGTAWTIYQSFDSVLSEVYDISFAYRARRNSSEAFRVTLQDSGGTILDQLVDDHVTGQWNHFADSFLGTGDEITLTFTSVTPTAGTAGNFLDAVEVTNVPEPSTLALFGVGLAGLGYRSRRRKQA from the coding sequence ATGAATAGATTTCAAATACTTACTGCAGTTTGCCTGCTGACCGTAAGTGGCTTTGCGCACAGTAATTTAATTGTGAACGGTGGTTTTGAGTCACCTGGCATTACCAGTGGATGGACCTATGGTTCGGATCCCACAGGGGGTTGGCAGGGCGACAATATCGAAGTCTGGGCCTCGGGCTTTCTGGGTGTTGATTCTTACGAAGGCAGCCAGCATGGGGAATTGAATGCCCACGCTTACGATGGAACCGCATGGACTATTTATCAGTCATTCGACTCCGTATTGTCTGAAGTGTATGACATCAGCTTTGCCTATCGTGCAAGACGGAATAGCTCGGAAGCCTTTCGAGTAACTTTGCAAGATAGCGGCGGTACTATTCTGGATCAGCTCGTGGACGATCATGTTACGGGTCAGTGGAATCATTTTGCCGATAGCTTTTTGGGTACCGGTGACGAAATCACATTGACCTTTACCTCAGTCACCCCGACGGCAGGCACTGCAGGCAATTTCCTCGATGCGGTTGAAGTGACGAATGTGCCTGAGCCATCGACCCTTGCACTGTTTGGTGTCGGCTTGGCTGGATTGGGATACAGATCCCGTCGGCGTAAGCAAGCTTAA
- a CDS encoding flagellar basal body P-ring protein FlgI, whose protein sequence is MMSAQPLLAERIKDLASIQGVRNNQLIGYGLVVGLNGTGDKDTDSPYTINSLKNLLSQLGVQIPEGVNIKPKNVAAVIVHGDLPPFSKVGQKLDITVSSLGNAKSLRGGTLLMTPLKGADGNNYALAQGNLVVGGLSAEGQDGSKLTVNIPSAGRIPNGATVEREVPNSFNKAPMLTLNLNDGDFTTAMRVAESINLTIGPGTAKAVDSTSIRVNAPLDPGQKVTFISMLEELEVKPGVASAKVIVNSRTGTVVINNQVRVYPAAVSHGNLVVSISEDPAVSQPAPFSRGGNTEVVPQSQITVTEEGQNHMFLFNPGASLDEVVRAVNQVGAAPSDLVAILEALKEAGALRAELLVI, encoded by the coding sequence ATGATGAGCGCACAACCCTTGTTGGCGGAGCGCATCAAAGATCTGGCATCGATCCAGGGTGTGCGTAACAACCAGCTGATCGGTTACGGTCTGGTGGTGGGGCTGAACGGCACCGGCGATAAGGATACCGATTCACCCTATACCATCAACAGCTTGAAGAACCTGCTCTCCCAGTTGGGGGTGCAGATCCCTGAAGGGGTCAACATCAAACCGAAGAATGTGGCTGCGGTGATCGTGCATGGTGATCTGCCCCCATTCAGTAAGGTCGGCCAGAAACTCGATATCACCGTCTCCTCACTGGGGAATGCCAAAAGCCTGCGTGGCGGTACCCTGTTGATGACTCCATTGAAAGGTGCCGACGGTAACAACTATGCCCTGGCCCAGGGTAACCTGGTGGTGGGTGGTCTGAGTGCGGAAGGTCAGGACGGCTCCAAGCTGACCGTCAATATTCCCAGTGCCGGACGGATTCCGAACGGTGCGACGGTGGAGCGGGAAGTCCCCAACAGTTTCAACAAGGCGCCGATGCTGACCCTGAATCTGAATGATGGTGACTTTACCACCGCCATGCGGGTCGCAGAGTCGATCAACCTGACCATTGGTCCGGGTACGGCGAAGGCGGTGGATTCCACCTCCATTCGGGTCAATGCGCCGCTCGATCCAGGCCAGAAGGTCACCTTCATCTCCATGCTCGAAGAGCTTGAAGTCAAACCCGGTGTCGCCTCAGCCAAGGTGATCGTCAACTCCAGAACCGGTACCGTGGTGATCAACAACCAGGTACGGGTCTATCCCGCTGCCGTATCCCACGGCAACCTGGTGGTCAGCATCAGCGAGGATCCGGCGGTTTCCCAGCCGGCGCCTTTCTCCCGCGGTGGTAACACCGAAGTGGTTCCCCAAAGCCAGATCACTGTGACCGAAGAGGGGCAGAACCATATGTTTCTCTTCAATCCCGGTGCTTCACTTGATGAGGTAGTGCGTGCCGTCAATCAGGTAGGTGCCGCTCCCAGTGATCTGGTGGCTATTCTTGAAGCGTTGAAAGAGGCTGGCGCCCTGCGTGCAGAGTTGCTGGTGATCTGA